A stretch of the Vulcanisaeta souniana JCM 11219 genome encodes the following:
- the gatD gene encoding Glu-tRNA(Gln) amidotransferase subunit GatD, producing MLSELMSRWGIREFDLVRIYLRDGTALDGVVLPRPGVGDPSVLILKLDNGYNVGIHASNIGRVEVKGHVESKSVVSIPIGQFVKAESTGLPRVRLVATGGTIMSKVDYRTGAVYPSFSLEDLYAMYPEVKGIADIELLNLMAIFSEDMTPRRWAEIAEAAYKAFLDGVSGVVVLHGTDTMHYTAAALSFAIRNPPGPIALVGSQRSSDRPSSDAFENMLAAVLVGARAPFAGSYVVMHASTNDGLIAVHRGTRVRKMHTSRRDTFISINERPVAYVNIDKLEIVLNTNNHIPRSKVEDTILMNRFDEKTALIKFYPGMDPENLHFLIDKGYHGIVIEGTGFGHVREELLDPIKRAIDSGIPVVITSQTIFGRVNLNVYRRGVELLKLGVIPAEDMIPEVAFVKLSWVLGQTRDMSEVRRLMLTPVAGELNPRSDVGTYILGPELPSR from the coding sequence GTGCTTAGTGAGTTAATGAGTAGGTGGGGCATTAGGGAATTTGACCTGGTGCGTATTTACCTTAGGGATGGCACGGCATTAGATGGCGTGGTACTGCCTAGACCTGGTGTTGGTGATCCTAGTGTATTGATTTTGAAGCTTGATAATGGCTATAACGTGGGCATTCACGCCAGTAATATTGGGAGGGTGGAGGTTAAGGGTCACGTTGAGTCGAAGAGTGTGGTGTCCATACCCATTGGTCAATTCGTTAAGGCCGAGTCCACGGGGCTTCCCAGGGTTAGGCTTGTGGCCACTGGCGGCACGATAATGTCCAAAGTGGATTACAGGACCGGCGCCGTGTATCCGAGCTTTAGCCTTGAGGACCTATATGCGATGTACCCTGAGGTTAAGGGCATAGCGGATATTGAGCTCCTAAACCTAATGGCCATATTCAGTGAAGACATGACACCAAGGAGATGGGCTGAAATTGCCGAGGCTGCCTACAAGGCATTTCTCGACGGTGTCTCCGGGGTCGTTGTGCTTCACGGCACAGACACCATGCACTACACAGCCGCCGCATTATCCTTCGCAATCAGGAATCCCCCAGGCCCAATAGCCCTCGTTGGCTCGCAAAGGAGTAGTGATAGGCCGTCAAGCGACGCCTTTGAGAACATGCTGGCTGCCGTACTCGTTGGCGCCAGGGCACCCTTTGCGGGTTCCTACGTTGTAATGCACGCATCAACAAATGACGGGTTAATAGCAGTTCATAGGGGGACCAGGGTTAGGAAAATGCACACGTCTAGGAGAGACACATTCATCAGTATTAACGAGAGGCCCGTGGCGTATGTAAATATAGATAAGCTTGAGATAGTGCTGAACACGAATAACCACATCCCTAGGTCCAAGGTGGAGGATACCATATTGATGAATAGGTTCGATGAGAAGACAGCCCTAATCAAGTTCTACCCAGGTATGGACCCAGAGAACCTACACTTCCTAATTGATAAGGGTTACCACGGCATCGTGATTGAGGGAACGGGGTTTGGGCACGTTAGGGAGGAATTGCTCGACCCAATTAAGAGGGCCATTGACAGTGGCATACCCGTGGTAATTACGAGCCAGACAATATTCGGTAGGGTTAACCTGAACGTCTATAGGAGAGGTGTGGAATTGCTTAAGCTTGGTGTTATACCTGCTGAGGACATGATACCGGAGGTCGCCTTCGTGAAACTTTCCTGGGTACTGGGGCAGACCAGGGATATGAGTGAGGTAAGGAGGCTAATGTTAACGCCAGTAGCCGGTGAACTAAACCCAAGGAGCGATGTGGGCACATATATACTGGGTCCTGAACTGCCCAGTAGATGA
- the sfsA gene encoding DNA/RNA nuclease SfsA — protein MIGYVIKKPDVEGFFVRRLNRFLGVGVINGREEFIHIHDPGRLTELLRPGVKFFAYSKSTGKTRFYLTAVELGDELVLVNSAVHNDVAAWLITNKYVLSGYEVIRKEPRFGDSRFDLLLRSPGGGYAFVEVKGVTLEENGIAKFPDAPTSRGARHMLELTRAVELGYETYVLFLVFRSRARLFMPNAVLDSRFTESLKYAINHGVRALAYKLILTRDWAIIPVGQLDIRIG, from the coding sequence ATGATTGGGTACGTAATTAAGAAGCCGGATGTTGAGGGATTCTTCGTTAGAAGGTTAAATAGGTTTCTTGGGGTCGGCGTTATTAATGGTAGGGAGGAATTCATACATATTCATGATCCTGGTAGATTAACCGAGCTTTTAAGACCTGGCGTTAAGTTCTTCGCCTATTCGAAATCCACGGGTAAGACTAGGTTTTACTTAACGGCTGTGGAGCTTGGTGACGAGTTGGTTCTCGTAAACTCCGCAGTGCATAATGACGTGGCCGCTTGGCTTATTACTAATAAGTACGTATTAAGTGGTTATGAAGTTATCAGGAAGGAGCCTCGTTTCGGTGATAGTAGGTTTGATTTACTGCTTAGGTCACCAGGTGGTGGTTATGCATTCGTTGAGGTTAAGGGCGTGACCCTTGAGGAAAATGGAATTGCCAAATTCCCAGACGCGCCCACGTCACGAGGCGCTAGGCACATGCTTGAGCTGACGAGGGCTGTGGAGCTTGGTTACGAGACCTACGTGCTATTCCTAGTCTTTAGATCTAGGGCAAGGCTATTCATGCCCAATGCAGTGCTCGACTCCAGGTTCACGGAATCCCTTAAGTACGCCATTAATCATGGGGTTAGGGCATTGGCCTACAAACTAATACTCACAAGGGATTGGGCAATAATTCCGGTGGGTCAACTCGACATTAGAATTGGCTAA
- a CDS encoding molybdopterin-dependent oxidoreductase, which translates to MIEAKRNGTKIVVIDPRTTATAKMADLHLKPIPSTEVYLFNAVANYLINNELIDRDFIVNRTENFEKYAKVASKYSINDAEKITGVPRDLILKFAQLIATKPVLFTWGLGMSESSGVDDIKSYIALANDLSAALSIVMTAITSLIFAKYVRSRNTVSPFMVRNIRNIMVNPDSDKPIDEDYIKAFEEALSSMSKDSDDYVRLLTMLGLMYLQNAIAYNCRDLFSRAVNYLGMAENAMSRVNVGYETKLMINTLRSKIGMYRYKFE; encoded by the coding sequence TTGATTGAGGCTAAGAGGAATGGTACTAAGATAGTGGTCATAGACCCTAGGACAACGGCAACAGCAAAGATGGCTGACCTACACCTCAAGCCAATACCCTCCACAGAGGTCTACCTATTCAACGCGGTGGCCAATTACCTAATCAATAACGAGCTCATTGATAGGGACTTCATAGTTAATAGGACCGAGAACTTCGAGAAATATGCCAAGGTAGCTAGTAAGTACTCAATTAACGATGCCGAGAAAATCACGGGTGTGCCTAGGGACTTAATACTCAAGTTCGCTCAATTAATAGCCACGAAGCCCGTATTATTCACGTGGGGCCTCGGCATGTCAGAGTCGTCAGGTGTCGACGACATTAAGTCCTACATAGCCCTAGCCAATGACCTTAGCGCGGCATTATCTATAGTAATGACCGCAATAACCTCGTTAATATTCGCGAAATACGTGAGGTCTCGTAACACGGTATCACCATTCATGGTCAGGAACATAAGGAATATCATGGTGAATCCAGATAGTGATAAGCCTATCGATGAGGACTACATTAAGGCGTTTGAGGAGGCCCTATCATCAATGAGTAAGGATTCTGACGATTACGTAAGGTTATTGACGATGCTGGGGCTCATGTATCTCCAAAATGCAATAGCCTACAATTGTAGGGATTTATTCAGTAGGGCAGTTAACTACTTGGGTATGGCTGAGAATGCCATGAGTAGAGTTAATGTAGGTTATGAGACTAAATTAATGATTAACACGTTAAGGTCTAAGATAGGGATGTATAGGTATAAGTTTGAGTGA
- a CDS encoding amino acid-binding protein, translating into MTWLLFRVVRDRPGIINELSSVMFSYGINIRNIIGNSRALMIDVEDNVNSLLTGMGSIRDIEFVNAISGPIIPLSFSQRHFMTAIKTVLAQMGTEYVGRLLYRIGYEYARAVATEIPMGDPVSTINTYLYTATAYNRLAFRGLEIRNNEVRVEFEEPFDEELDGSFTEGYIHGLINTALSRLHYVNVEKTGNTYRAMAKPVEGLAIY; encoded by the coding sequence ATGACTTGGTTGTTGTTTAGGGTTGTTAGGGATAGGCCTGGTATTATTAATGAGTTGTCATCTGTGATGTTTAGTTATGGGATTAACATTAGGAATATCATTGGTAATTCCAGGGCCTTGATGATTGACGTTGAGGACAACGTGAACTCCCTATTAACCGGCATGGGCTCCATTAGAGATATTGAGTTCGTGAATGCAATAAGCGGGCCAATTATACCGCTGTCCTTCTCTCAAAGACACTTCATGACCGCAATTAAGACGGTCCTAGCACAAATGGGCACTGAGTATGTGGGTAGGCTCCTCTACAGGATTGGTTATGAGTACGCGAGGGCGGTGGCCACGGAGATACCAATGGGTGATCCCGTGAGTACGATAAACACGTACCTATACACGGCCACAGCCTATAACAGGCTTGCCTTCAGGGGTCTCGAGATTAGGAACAACGAGGTTAGGGTTGAGTTTGAGGAGCCATTCGACGAGGAACTAGACGGATCATTCACAGAGGGCTACATACACGGATTAATAAACACAGCACTATCAAGGCTACATTACGTCAACGTTGAGAAAACTGGCAACACATATAGGGCTATGGCGAAACCTGTTGAGGGCCTTGCAATTTACTAA
- a CDS encoding archaellin/type IV pilin N-terminal domain-containing protein has product MTRNRNNRKSMGIEPIVAAILLIVITVVAAVLLYMWFSGYLSATTSKVSSMATPEQFQVVAVSLSVSNGLTAYVQNTGSVTVTITGVYLLNATNGNLICQVPITATSITPGSTVKITNSSNFASTCGIKSGTSYGLLFVTSSGTKYATSVVASS; this is encoded by the coding sequence ATGACCAGAAATAGAAACAACAGGAAGAGCATGGGTATAGAGCCAATCGTTGCAGCCATACTACTAATAGTCATAACAGTGGTAGCCGCAGTACTACTCTACATGTGGTTCAGCGGATACTTATCCGCAACAACAAGTAAGGTTAGCTCAATGGCAACGCCAGAGCAGTTCCAGGTAGTCGCGGTAAGCCTATCAGTAAGTAATGGATTGACCGCCTACGTACAGAACACGGGCTCAGTGACAGTAACCATAACGGGCGTCTACCTACTAAATGCAACGAATGGAAACCTAATATGCCAAGTACCAATAACGGCAACCTCAATAACGCCAGGCTCAACGGTAAAAATCACAAATAGCTCAAACTTCGCATCAACATGTGGCATAAAGTCAGGTACGTCATATGGGCTGTTGTTCGTGACATCAAGCGGCACCAAGTACGCAACGTCTGTTGTGGCATCATCGTAA
- a CDS encoding type II/IV secretion system ATPase subunit, which produces MIKESVELVDEYEVVKGLIGAFIVRDKATGLYLYNVVEPMLSDNASRVLARTRELLRVSSALPEGSNSVEGYLKSLVDETMGRLRIKLSDEELRGVMYYLMRDTVGYGRIDPLIRDDYIEDVNINGPNKPVYVWHSKYEHLRANITLSNEELNSLVVKISQRIGKNVSSAYPILEGLLPEGLRVELGLRDVSPYGPIITIRKFKTNPITIVDLIMDGVISAEAMATLWFMLENGISMVIIGPTGAGKTTLLNALLFLIRPEARIVTIEDTREINIPHEQWVPLVVRESETTGVQSIVAYDLVKVSMRIRPDYLVVGELRGEEAYVFFQGLASGHTGLATIHASSLSAAVRRLLSKPMSVPPALIPLANVFILINRVKVGGRIVRRVMDISELLDVTRSGLRFNTLFRWSKDRDELVRLSDSTLIADLVRMGRVSQEEVDRELKRRVEIMVTMAKYGFRSPDAVFRVTRNYYVDPERTYRTLISGELP; this is translated from the coding sequence GTGATTAAGGAGAGCGTTGAGTTGGTTGATGAGTATGAGGTTGTCAAGGGATTAATTGGCGCATTCATTGTTAGGGATAAGGCCACTGGGCTTTATTTATATAATGTCGTTGAGCCCATGCTTAGTGATAATGCCAGCAGAGTTCTTGCAAGGACCAGGGAGTTACTCAGGGTAAGTAGTGCCTTGCCTGAGGGCAGTAATAGTGTTGAGGGTTACCTGAAGTCGTTGGTTGATGAGACAATGGGTAGGTTGAGGATTAAGTTGAGTGATGAGGAGTTGAGGGGTGTCATGTATTACCTGATGCGGGATACCGTGGGTTACGGCAGGATTGACCCGTTGATTAGGGATGATTATATTGAGGATGTTAATATTAATGGCCCGAATAAGCCTGTTTACGTGTGGCACAGTAAGTATGAACACTTGAGGGCTAATATTACCCTGAGCAATGAGGAGTTGAATAGCCTTGTTGTGAAGATTAGTCAGAGGATTGGTAAGAACGTTAGTTCAGCATACCCAATACTGGAGGGCTTACTGCCTGAGGGTCTTAGGGTTGAGCTTGGGCTTAGGGATGTCTCACCCTATGGACCAATAATAACTATTAGGAAGTTCAAGACTAATCCAATAACTATTGTTGATTTGATAATGGATGGTGTTATTAGTGCAGAGGCTATGGCGACGTTATGGTTCATGCTTGAGAATGGCATAAGCATGGTCATCATTGGTCCGACTGGTGCGGGTAAAACGACCTTGCTCAATGCATTACTATTCCTCATAAGGCCTGAGGCTAGGATTGTGACAATTGAGGATACTAGGGAGATAAACATACCCCATGAGCAGTGGGTTCCGTTGGTTGTTAGGGAATCCGAAACGACCGGTGTCCAGAGCATAGTGGCCTATGACCTTGTCAAGGTCTCCATGAGAATTAGGCCTGATTACCTGGTTGTTGGTGAGTTAAGGGGTGAGGAGGCCTACGTCTTCTTTCAGGGACTGGCCAGTGGGCACACTGGCCTTGCCACAATACATGCAAGCTCCCTGAGCGCCGCCGTGAGGAGGCTGTTGTCTAAACCCATGAGCGTTCCTCCAGCCCTGATACCCCTGGCCAACGTGTTCATATTAATTAATAGGGTGAAGGTTGGTGGTAGGATTGTCAGGCGCGTCATGGATATTAGCGAGTTATTGGACGTGACGAGGAGTGGCTTAAGGTTTAATACCCTGTTTAGGTGGAGTAAGGATAGGGATGAGCTTGTCAGGTTGAGTGATAGTACCTTAATTGCTGATCTTGTGAGGATGGGTAGGGTGTCTCAGGAGGAGGTTGATAGGGAGCTCAAGAGGAGGGTTGAGATTATGGTGACTATGGCTAAGTACGGGTTTAGGTCGCCCGATGCCGTGTTTAGGGTCACCAGGAATTACTACGTGGACCCAGAGAGGACCTATAGGACCTTGATTAGCGGTGAATTGCCTTGA
- a CDS encoding type II secretion system F family protein, which produces MLLITIIAAIITIAASYVLLPRTYIQINIGKLVLNAPIPYSILGATLTAIAIALELLPLSITEYRLWRANDEILMDIPTVIRILRDGLGSGQSMNSIAEMLTRVGRGRLSRILAESIAKEGMGITTTKENLTRVSRELGNNYLAILAVILDTAIKSGAKLQETLDMAYRSFEETVSYQLDKSNQIKPYLALIYVVMAIYIVLAGIVIYLMMPSISKITVTASVGGIAAPTISAVNVQLFSSIIVMSGVIQSLIAGAIIGRMIYGKPTIGLLHASILIVILALTNYIMYLTIYLGTT; this is translated from the coding sequence ATGTTATTAATAACAATAATTGCCGCGATCATTACAATAGCGGCATCGTACGTATTACTACCGAGGACCTACATCCAAATAAACATCGGCAAACTAGTGCTGAATGCGCCAATACCCTACAGCATACTGGGGGCCACGTTAACAGCCATAGCCATAGCCCTCGAATTATTACCACTATCCATAACGGAGTACAGGCTCTGGAGGGCAAACGATGAAATACTCATGGATATACCCACGGTAATCAGGATACTCAGGGACGGCCTAGGCTCAGGGCAATCCATGAACAGCATTGCAGAAATGCTTACGAGAGTTGGCAGGGGCAGACTAAGCAGGATACTCGCCGAATCAATCGCAAAGGAGGGCATGGGCATCACTACAACTAAGGAAAACCTAACCAGGGTATCCAGGGAATTAGGCAATAATTACCTGGCAATACTCGCAGTAATACTGGACACGGCCATTAAGTCAGGGGCGAAACTCCAGGAAACCCTAGACATGGCCTACAGATCCTTCGAGGAAACGGTAAGTTACCAACTGGACAAGTCTAACCAGATCAAGCCTTACTTGGCACTGATATACGTGGTCATGGCAATATACATAGTACTCGCCGGGATAGTGATTTACCTAATGATGCCAAGCATAAGCAAGATAACAGTAACAGCATCAGTAGGCGGCATTGCGGCGCCAACGATCTCCGCAGTAAACGTACAACTATTCTCATCAATAATAGTAATGAGCGGTGTAATACAATCATTAATAGCCGGCGCAATAATCGGCAGGATGATTTACGGAAAACCAACCATAGGCCTACTACACGCATCCATACTAATAGTGATCCTAGCACTAACAAACTACATAATGTACCTAACAATATACCTAGGCACAACCTAA
- a CDS encoding NADH-ubiquinone oxidoreductase-F iron-sulfur binding region domain-containing protein has product MDYRARLREASKEIIERRITSDNELRKIADKYNLPLSTVRTLSTFYFHNHSEVQVCMGLPCLLKGAREVVKELERRGTKYSITYCLGYCDKGPVTRIGDGYYTFINGEFREIEELRSDYVWSQYEPLDKYIARGGYKYFGKFLSEGNKLFILELLIKAGLLGGGALGRFKALADSANRPRYLIVNGHEGEPGGFKDRLIMERNTHQLLEGTLLLSLALNVDEVIIAVNERFRNARAMIERALDELRPFLASRGLINRLPTVTVSLVGSPYIVGEETALINSLEGNRGEPRLRPPDPTEAGLFGKPTAVINVEVVAAAPVLLGNYYEAREITIEKYFCITGDVDKPGLYREKLTIGLNELLAKAGAKEENVKAIFIGGVSSGLVHSSKIRVRLMPEETRKLGVFLGPGVIIALSNYRCIVDVMLEVERFFSHESCGRCEPCRLGTKELVEVLEKTSMGKASEEDLRWAETVARIMMETSLCGLGMSAGKVFLDALTQFRDEFEEHVKGVCRAGVHFR; this is encoded by the coding sequence ATGGATTATAGGGCGAGACTGCGTGAGGCGAGTAAGGAGATAATTGAAAGGAGGATTACATCAGATAACGAGCTTAGGAAAATCGCCGATAAGTATAACCTGCCTCTATCAACAGTTAGGACATTATCCACATTCTACTTCCATAACCACTCAGAGGTCCAAGTATGCATGGGCCTTCCATGCCTGCTAAAGGGGGCTAGGGAAGTCGTTAAGGAATTAGAAAGGCGTGGTACCAAGTACTCCATAACGTACTGCCTCGGTTATTGTGATAAGGGCCCGGTGACCAGGATAGGTGATGGGTACTACACGTTCATTAATGGTGAATTCAGGGAAATTGAGGAGTTAAGGAGTGATTACGTCTGGTCTCAATACGAACCTCTCGATAAATACATAGCGAGGGGCGGCTATAAGTACTTCGGGAAATTCCTCAGCGAAGGCAATAAGCTCTTCATACTTGAATTACTCATTAAGGCAGGCCTACTCGGTGGTGGTGCCCTAGGTAGGTTTAAGGCCCTGGCCGACAGTGCCAATAGGCCTAGGTACTTAATTGTTAATGGCCACGAGGGTGAGCCCGGCGGCTTTAAGGATAGGTTGATAATGGAGAGAAACACCCACCAATTGCTTGAGGGCACGTTACTATTATCGCTTGCTCTTAATGTTGATGAGGTTATAATTGCGGTTAATGAGAGGTTTAGAAATGCCAGAGCAATGATTGAGAGGGCGCTTGATGAGCTAAGACCGTTTTTAGCGAGCAGGGGCCTAATTAATAGGTTACCTACAGTTACGGTCTCGTTAGTTGGTTCTCCATATATCGTTGGCGAAGAAACAGCATTAATAAATTCGCTCGAAGGTAATAGGGGCGAGCCCCGATTAAGACCCCCAGACCCCACCGAGGCTGGTTTATTCGGTAAGCCCACCGCCGTGATTAACGTTGAAGTCGTTGCGGCGGCGCCCGTACTCCTTGGTAATTACTATGAGGCTAGGGAAATAACCATTGAGAAGTACTTCTGCATTACGGGTGACGTTGATAAGCCAGGCCTTTATAGGGAGAAGCTCACAATAGGTCTTAACGAATTATTAGCAAAGGCAGGGGCTAAGGAGGAGAATGTTAAGGCCATCTTCATTGGTGGAGTCTCTTCAGGTCTTGTTCACTCCTCAAAGATTAGGGTAAGGCTTATGCCTGAGGAGACGAGGAAGCTTGGTGTCTTCCTCGGACCTGGTGTAATCATAGCCTTATCCAACTATAGGTGCATTGTTGATGTAATGCTTGAGGTTGAGAGGTTCTTCTCCCACGAGTCGTGCGGTAGGTGTGAACCGTGTAGGTTAGGTACTAAGGAATTGGTCGAAGTTCTCGAGAAGACCAGCATGGGTAAGGCGAGTGAGGAGGACCTTAGGTGGGCTGAGACTGTGGCGAGGATCATGATGGAGACCTCACTCTGCGGTTTAGGCATGTCCGCCGGTAAGGTATTCCTCGATGCACTTACTCAATTTAGGGATGAGTTTGAGGAGCATGTGAAAGGTGTCTGTAGGGCTGGTGTTCATTTCAGGTGA
- the fdhF gene encoding formate dehydrogenase subunit alpha, which produces MDMVKVILNGKEVETFEGETILNLARRYGVEIPTLCYYEGFVNGSCRICVVEVNGRLIPSCITKVSDGMRIETESARATEARKTLLRLLLKNHNHRSKEEQMRCRICDYAVKYGLEPAPVISDTKVDDTHPAIIFNPSACVMCRKCVIACSIDQSNDVIAVIGRGSGTRVGFDLDAPMGVSSCVSCGACVDACPTGALMEKDWVPANKVIETTCPYCGTGCQVEYGIRDGRVIWARGSYGHVNEGKLCVKGKFGYQYVNSPERLTKPLIRKPGVPKGPLNGRPIHEVFREATWEEALDIIASKIREILGKYGSTAIGGIMSDRSTNESIYAFQKFMRCAVGTDSIDQSATLCHEPSAWSLATQLGYGAATNPIRDALNSRTIIVVGSNMNETHPVIAAYVKRAAKQGAHLIVVNPIHTELARYAEYELLLRPGTDVVLFSAMAKYIIDMGWYDREFISKHTEGFEDWIRSLDVFTLDFAEEVTGVPKEAIREVARLYALERPSMIMWTLGITEHENGTENVSALINLALLTGNVGKPGAGLMPLRGQNNVQGGADVGCAPGRLPGYQPLMDPAVRRRFEDAWRCRLPSFVGFRSTEVIDMARRGLIKMLYIVGENSIRSHPDSKAVAEALSKLEFLVVQDIFLTETAEYADVVLPAASAALEDYGTFTNTERRLQLTRKVVDPPGDARPDWWVFTELARRLGYDMGFRSSSDIMRDIARVAPIFGGLSHERLEREGGLQWPVSSESSSGTPILYADGFPRGRARFRVVGWRDFDVVMERLYPYSLIIGRERAQYHTATMTSRSPILKVIWRGPVVEMNPEDMRTEGIEDGDVVKLVSPAGEVPARVRASSRVPRGVLFTTFHYPELLANALVPAVLNPITKTPAYKDTWVRIEKIK; this is translated from the coding sequence ATGGATATGGTTAAGGTAATACTAAACGGTAAGGAGGTTGAGACCTTCGAGGGAGAGACAATACTAAACCTGGCCAGGAGATATGGCGTTGAAATACCAACGCTATGTTACTACGAGGGATTTGTAAATGGTTCCTGCAGGATATGCGTCGTTGAGGTCAATGGTAGGCTAATACCATCATGCATAACCAAGGTGTCCGATGGCATGAGAATCGAGACTGAGAGCGCGAGGGCTACTGAGGCTAGGAAGACCTTACTAAGGCTCCTACTAAAGAATCATAACCACAGGAGCAAGGAGGAGCAAATGAGATGCAGGATATGTGATTACGCGGTTAAGTACGGCCTCGAACCAGCGCCAGTAATATCGGACACCAAGGTTGACGATACGCACCCAGCAATAATATTCAACCCATCGGCCTGCGTAATGTGTAGGAAGTGCGTAATTGCCTGCAGCATTGATCAGAGTAACGACGTTATAGCAGTCATAGGCAGGGGATCCGGTACTAGGGTTGGCTTTGACCTTGACGCCCCAATGGGTGTATCAAGTTGCGTTAGCTGCGGTGCATGTGTTGATGCATGTCCAACCGGGGCATTAATGGAAAAGGATTGGGTACCCGCCAATAAGGTTATTGAAACCACATGCCCATACTGCGGCACTGGGTGTCAGGTCGAGTATGGAATTAGGGATGGCAGGGTCATCTGGGCCAGGGGTTCCTATGGACATGTGAATGAAGGCAAGCTATGCGTTAAGGGTAAGTTTGGTTATCAATACGTCAACAGCCCCGAGAGACTCACGAAACCATTAATTAGGAAGCCTGGCGTACCCAAAGGTCCATTAAATGGTAGGCCTATTCATGAGGTATTTAGAGAGGCCACATGGGAGGAAGCCCTAGACATAATAGCCAGTAAGATCAGGGAGATCCTTGGCAAGTATGGATCAACCGCCATTGGAGGTATAATGAGTGATAGAAGTACTAACGAGAGTATTTACGCGTTTCAGAAGTTCATGAGGTGCGCTGTTGGTACTGATAGTATTGATCAGTCAGCCACGTTGTGTCACGAACCATCGGCATGGTCCCTAGCCACGCAACTGGGTTATGGCGCAGCGACCAACCCAATTAGGGATGCGTTGAATTCAAGGACGATAATTGTGGTTGGCTCTAACATGAATGAAACACACCCAGTCATTGCCGCCTATGTTAAGAGGGCTGCTAAGCAAGGTGCTCACTTAATAGTCGTTAACCCTATACATACGGAGTTAGCTAGATATGCAGAGTATGAACTCCTACTTAGGCCGGGTACGGATGTCGTACTATTCTCGGCAATGGCTAAGTACATAATCGACATGGGTTGGTACGACAGGGAATTCATTAGTAAGCATACTGAGGGCTTTGAGGATTGGATAAGGAGCCTCGATGTATTTACCTTGGATTTTGCCGAGGAAGTAACTGGAGTACCTAAGGAAGCCATTAGGGAGGTTGCCAGGCTATACGCGCTTGAGAGGCCATCGATGATCATGTGGACTCTTGGTATTACGGAGCATGAGAATGGTACGGAGAATGTATCAGCCCTTATAAACCTCGCATTACTAACGGGCAATGTAGGTAAGCCGGGCGCTGGTTTAATGCCACTTCGTGGTCAAAATAACGTACAAGGTGGCGCAGATGTTGGGTGTGCACCGGGTAGGTTGCCTGGTTATCAACCTCTGATGGATCCGGCGGTTAGGAGGCGCTTTGAGGATGCCTGGAGGTGTAGGTTACCGTCCTTCGTTGGCTTTAGGAGTACTGAGGTGATTGATATGGCTAGGAGGGGCTTGATAAAGATGCTATACATAGTTGGCGAGAACAGTATTAGGTCTCACCCAGACAGTAAGGCTGTTGCTGAGGCATTGAGTAAGTTGGAGTTCCTGGTTGTTCAGGACATATTCCTGACAGAGACCGCCGAGTATGCTGATGTTGTATTGCCAGCGGCCTCGGCGGCCCTTGAGGATTACGGCACATTCACGAATACGGAGAGGAGGTTGCAATTAACGAGGAAGGTGGTTGATCCGCCAGGTGATGCAAGGCCTGATTGGTGGGTATTCACTGAATTGGCTAGGAGACTCGGTTATGACATGGGCTTTAGAAGTAGTTCCGACATAATGAGGGATATTGCGAGGGTAGCACCGATATTTGGCGGTTTAAGCCATGAGAGGCTTGAGCGTGAGGGTGGGCTTCAATGGCCGGTGTCGAGTGAGTCTAGTTCAGGAACTCCAATACTGTATGCTGATGGATTTCCGAGGGGTAGGGCCAGGTTTAGGGTGGTTGGTTGGAGAGACTTTGATGTGGTTATGGAGAGGCTTTACCCATACTCATTAATCATTGGTAGGGAGAGGGCGCAGTACCACACTGCGACCATGACGTCGAGGTCACCAATACTTAAGGTCATTTGGAGGGGACCCGTTGTTGAGATGAATCCTGAGGATATGAGGACTGAGGGTATTGAGGACGGTGATGTCGTTAAGTTAGTCTCGCCTGCTGGTGAGGTGCCTGCTAGGGTTAGGGCATCGAGTAGGGTTCCGAGGGGCGTATTATTCACCACATTCCATTACCCAGAGCTCCTGGCAAATGCTTTGGTCCCGGCTGTACTTAATCCAATTACAAAAACGCCGGCGTATAAGGATACGTGGGTTCGTATTGAGAAAATAAAATAA